A genome region from Bacillaceae bacterium IKA-2 includes the following:
- the wrbA gene encoding NAD(P)H:quinone oxidoreductase — translation MSNIKLAVIYYSSTGTNYQLAKWAEAGGIAAGAEVKIVKAPEFAPQAAIDSNPAWAALVEATKDVPDVILDDLEWADAIIFSVPTRFGNMPAQMKQFIDTTGGLWFGGKLANKAVSAMCSANNAHGGQEATILSLYTTMHHWGAIIASPGYTDPVQFSSGGNPYGVSVTVGQDGKMQEDVEEAVKYQAKRTVQVAEWIKKGNQ, via the coding sequence ATGTCAAACATTAAATTAGCAGTTATCTATTACAGTTCAACAGGAACAAACTATCAATTAGCAAAGTGGGCTGAAGCAGGTGGAATAGCAGCTGGGGCGGAAGTTAAAATAGTCAAAGCACCTGAGTTTGCACCACAAGCAGCAATTGATTCAAACCCTGCTTGGGCAGCTCTTGTTGAAGCCACGAAAGACGTTCCAGATGTAATATTAGATGATCTTGAGTGGGCAGATGCGATTATCTTCAGCGTACCGACTCGCTTCGGTAATATGCCTGCCCAAATGAAGCAATTTATTGACACAACTGGAGGGCTTTGGTTTGGTGGGAAACTGGCAAACAAAGCAGTAAGTGCGATGTGTTCAGCAAATAATGCCCACGGTGGTCAAGAAGCAACCATCCTTTCGCTTTACACAACGATGCATCATTGGGGTGCAATTATTGCTTCTCCTGGTTACACAGATCCAGTACAATTTTCTTCTGGTGGTAATCCGTACGGAGTAAGTGTAACAGTTGGTCAAGATGGTAAAATGCAAGAGGATGTAGAAGAAGCAGTAAAATATCAAGCAAAACGTACTGTTCAGGTTGCCGAGTGGATTAAAAAAGGAAATCAATAA
- a CDS encoding anaerobic ribonucleoside triphosphate reductase, protein MRELVKSFQDIEQIKSETLKENANVDGYAPLGKMNSFASVTCKWYTDEFLLSETTKQAEKENILYIHDKDFYPTGTTTCSQIPLDKLLESGFYTGHGRIRPPKSIQSAMSLAAIILQSNQNNQHGGQSFQKFDYDLAPFVRKSFLKTKELLVTHHPSSFEEDTELEKFAWEQTRKEVFQACEAFIHNANSMHSRGGGQVPFVSINYGTDTSTEGRMLVEELLKATRNGLGNGETPIFPIQIFKVKDGVNGQDGDANFDLFQQAIITTSRRLFPNFSFLDAPFNKKYFTGDPETEVAYMGCRTRVMGNIHGDETSVGRGNLSFSSLNLVRLALLAKGDKNNFWGRLSKAIETVILQLLDRYHYQSKKVAAEFPFLFSQDIWKGGQLLQANEQVKDVIKQGTLSIGFIGLAEALTILTGKHHGQSEKSLEFGLKIIARIRKEADAATQKYQLNFGVIATPAEGLSGKFVGADRQQFGKIVGVTDREYYTNSFHIPVHFPVSIQEKIRLEASFHELCNSGHITYVELDGNACKNPQALMQIVNHMKTSGMGYGSINHPVDQCLSCGYQGEINVECPSCGETDENKLQHIRRITGYLVGDMKRWNNAKRHEESSRVKHQ, encoded by the coding sequence ATGAGAGAGTTAGTTAAGTCATTTCAAGATATTGAACAAATCAAAAGTGAAACATTGAAAGAAAATGCGAATGTTGATGGGTATGCACCGTTAGGAAAAATGAATTCATTTGCGTCGGTTACTTGTAAATGGTACACAGATGAGTTTCTTTTATCAGAAACGACAAAACAAGCAGAAAAAGAAAACATTCTCTATATTCATGACAAAGATTTTTATCCAACAGGCACGACGACCTGCAGTCAAATCCCATTGGACAAATTGCTGGAAAGTGGTTTTTACACGGGACATGGTCGCATAAGGCCACCAAAATCTATTCAATCAGCGATGTCACTCGCAGCAATCATTCTGCAGTCGAACCAAAACAACCAGCATGGCGGGCAATCGTTCCAAAAATTTGACTATGATTTAGCCCCATTTGTACGGAAATCTTTTCTAAAAACAAAAGAACTCTTAGTGACTCATCATCCGTCCTCGTTTGAAGAAGATACGGAGTTAGAGAAATTTGCCTGGGAACAAACTCGAAAAGAAGTTTTTCAAGCATGCGAAGCTTTTATTCATAATGCCAACAGCATGCACTCACGTGGCGGCGGACAAGTTCCATTCGTATCGATTAATTACGGTACAGATACATCTACTGAGGGAAGAATGCTTGTCGAGGAATTGCTAAAGGCGACGCGAAATGGGTTAGGAAATGGAGAAACACCAATTTTTCCGATTCAAATTTTCAAAGTGAAGGATGGTGTCAATGGCCAAGACGGGGATGCGAATTTTGATTTATTTCAACAAGCAATTATCACGACTAGCCGTCGCTTATTTCCGAACTTTAGTTTTTTAGATGCGCCTTTTAATAAAAAGTATTTTACCGGAGATCCAGAAACAGAAGTTGCTTATATGGGTTGTCGGACAAGGGTGATGGGAAATATCCACGGAGATGAAACGTCTGTTGGCCGTGGCAATCTTTCCTTTTCTTCTTTGAACCTTGTTCGCCTAGCTCTTTTAGCTAAAGGTGACAAAAATAATTTTTGGGGAAGGTTATCAAAAGCAATTGAAACAGTTATTTTGCAGTTGCTTGATCGTTATCATTATCAAAGCAAGAAAGTTGCAGCAGAATTTCCATTTTTATTTTCACAGGACATCTGGAAAGGTGGACAACTTCTGCAAGCAAATGAACAAGTAAAAGATGTCATCAAACAAGGAACCTTAAGCATTGGCTTTATCGGGCTGGCTGAAGCGTTAACTATTCTAACTGGAAAGCATCATGGGCAATCGGAAAAATCGTTAGAGTTTGGTTTAAAGATTATTGCTAGAATTAGAAAAGAAGCTGATGCAGCAACCCAAAAATACCAGCTCAATTTTGGTGTAATTGCGACACCGGCAGAAGGGTTATCAGGGAAATTTGTCGGTGCCGATCGACAGCAGTTTGGCAAGATAGTCGGAGTGACGGATCGAGAATACTATACAAACTCCTTTCATATCCCTGTTCATTTTCCTGTGTCGATTCAAGAAAAAATCCGCTTAGAAGCCTCCTTTCATGAACTCTGTAATTCTGGGCATATCACATATGTAGAGCTCGACGGCAACGCCTGTAAAAATCCACAGGCGCTCATGCAAATAGTCAATCACATGAAAACTTCGGGTATGGGTTATGGGTCAATTAATCATCCCGTTGATCAGTGCCTCAGTTGCGGCTATCAAGGAGAAATAAACGTGGAATGTCCGTCTTGCGGAGAAACGGATGAAAATAAGCTACAACATATTCGACGAATAACAGGCTATCTTGTTGGAGACATGAAAAGATGGAATAATGCAAAGCGACATGAAGAATCAAGTCGGGTGAAGCATCAATGA
- a CDS encoding adenosylcobinamide amidohydrolase: protein MIELINVVGGYKNSPIIKGVNLEIEKGEFFALLGPNGSGKTTLFKLITGQLPIHKGKVLLAGKEILSLSKLEKAKKVAVLTQEVQVSFDYTVEEIICLGRYPHQKGIIKQLSKLDWQVIDDVMELTKISQYRNTQFRMISGGEKQRVLLAKALAQEPEILLLDEPTNHLDIKHTFQMLDLLKERQQKMGLTIFAILHDLNVASLYADRIALLEKGKFLEVGGVDTLRKEDQLKKVYEVQVKTQSHPTVPKPQILMTPQHSTLSNHLDFDSSYKIAKKNEYIHIEFKQPMRTISNGVIGDGIQWLSHFCNFHVEKHYNGENPKKDLQMWMDKYQIPHQQAVGMMTAVNLDEMVLIKQEIEDIEMMVIVTAGVANAIDISSGYSTEAISQIGTINTMVFINSYFTDGELLNGYMAATEAKVKALQDLTIKDSQSHTIATGTPTDTLVIALTQQTKKGPESRVVLGKLIGQLVYQGTKTAVRKYLKRKQK from the coding sequence ATGATTGAACTAATTAATGTAGTAGGCGGATATAAAAATAGCCCGATTATTAAAGGGGTTAATTTAGAAATTGAAAAGGGTGAATTTTTTGCGCTCCTCGGGCCAAATGGAAGTGGTAAAACAACACTTTTTAAACTTATTACAGGGCAGTTACCTATTCATAAGGGGAAAGTTCTTCTTGCTGGAAAAGAAATTTTGTCGCTTTCAAAACTTGAAAAAGCAAAAAAAGTCGCAGTTCTAACACAAGAAGTTCAAGTTTCATTTGATTATACAGTCGAAGAAATCATTTGTCTCGGACGTTATCCTCATCAAAAAGGGATTATTAAACAATTATCAAAATTAGATTGGCAAGTCATTGACGATGTCATGGAACTAACAAAAATTAGCCAATATCGAAACACTCAATTCCGAATGATTAGCGGCGGTGAAAAACAACGGGTCTTATTGGCTAAAGCCTTGGCACAAGAACCTGAAATCTTGCTTTTAGATGAACCTACCAATCATTTAGATATAAAGCATACGTTTCAAATGTTAGATTTATTAAAAGAACGACAACAAAAAATGGGGCTAACTATTTTTGCCATCCTACATGATCTAAACGTTGCTTCTCTTTATGCAGATCGTATTGCCCTACTAGAAAAAGGGAAATTTCTAGAAGTAGGGGGCGTAGACACGTTAAGGAAAGAAGATCAATTAAAAAAGGTATATGAGGTCCAGGTAAAAACCCAATCACATCCCACTGTTCCGAAACCTCAGATTCTGATGACGCCACAACACTCAACTTTGAGTAATCATTTAGACTTTGATAGCTCCTATAAAATAGCTAAAAAAAATGAATATATTCACATTGAATTTAAGCAACCAATGCGAACCATTTCCAATGGTGTAATCGGAGATGGCATCCAGTGGTTAAGTCATTTTTGTAATTTTCATGTAGAAAAGCACTATAATGGCGAAAATCCTAAAAAAGATTTACAGATGTGGATGGACAAGTATCAAATCCCTCATCAGCAGGCCGTTGGAATGATGACTGCTGTTAATCTTGACGAAATGGTTCTCATAAAGCAAGAAATAGAAGATATTGAAATGATGGTAATTGTGACCGCAGGAGTTGCCAATGCCATTGATATCTCATCTGGTTATTCAACTGAAGCAATCAGTCAGATTGGCACAATAAATACGATGGTCTTTATAAATTCCTATTTTACCGACGGAGAGCTTTTAAATGGATACATGGCTGCAACTGAGGCAAAAGTTAAGGCCTTACAAGATCTAACGATAAAAGATTCTCAATCACATACAATTGCTACTGGTACACCCACAGATACCCTTGTTATTGCCCTTACGCAGCAAACAAAAAAGGGGCCCGAATCCAGAGTGGTTCTCGGAAAATTAATTGGTCAATTGGTCTATCAAGGAACAAAGACTGCCGTACGAAAATACTTAAAGAGGAAACAGAAATAA
- a CDS encoding ABC transporter substrate-binding protein, with protein sequence MNFVFLKKWGLLAFVLLLSMAIFVGCGQQDQEQSAQGEENSTEEGTNDDNEELAEKSEELFPVTFTDDGGREVTIETEPQSIVSIQASNTEMVFALGLGDKVIGVSDYCNYPAEVLEIQQVGAQDINVELILTLLPDVVLVTDYHFNNYPEILANFEEAGIKVIVTGSASSFADVYSMIEMIATATGSQVNGEEIISDMKQRLSVIKEKAAAVTNKKTVWVEVSPAPDIFTTGKNTFMHEMLESIQAINAAEAQDGWVSLTEEEIVKLDPEVVITTYGYYVDNPREEVLNRDGWAEVPAVKNEQVFDVDSDTVTRPGPRLIEGVETLADFIYPEIFK encoded by the coding sequence ATGAATTTCGTATTTTTAAAAAAGTGGGGTCTATTAGCTTTTGTACTTTTGTTAAGCATGGCGATTTTTGTAGGTTGTGGTCAACAAGATCAAGAACAGTCTGCTCAAGGTGAAGAGAATTCAACTGAAGAAGGAACGAATGATGATAATGAGGAGTTAGCAGAGAAAAGTGAAGAACTTTTTCCTGTTACGTTTACTGATGATGGAGGTCGAGAGGTTACGATTGAAACAGAACCTCAATCGATTGTTTCCATTCAAGCGAGTAACACAGAAATGGTCTTTGCACTTGGTTTAGGCGATAAAGTTATCGGCGTATCGGATTATTGTAATTACCCAGCCGAGGTGCTAGAGATTCAACAAGTTGGCGCACAAGATATCAACGTTGAACTTATTCTAACACTTCTTCCAGACGTGGTACTTGTAACCGATTATCATTTCAATAATTATCCAGAAATATTAGCCAATTTTGAAGAAGCGGGTATAAAGGTGATTGTTACAGGTAGTGCTTCGTCCTTTGCAGACGTTTATAGCATGATTGAAATGATTGCTACTGCTACTGGAAGTCAAGTTAATGGAGAAGAAATTATTTCTGATATGAAGCAGCGTCTTAGTGTTATTAAAGAAAAAGCGGCAGCTGTTACGAATAAAAAGACAGTGTGGGTCGAAGTTTCACCGGCTCCAGATATTTTTACGACAGGTAAAAATACATTTATGCATGAAATGCTTGAATCGATTCAAGCTATTAACGCTGCCGAAGCACAAGATGGCTGGGTTAGTTTGACGGAAGAAGAAATTGTTAAATTAGATCCCGAAGTGGTCATTACGACTTATGGATACTATGTAGATAATCCACGAGAGGAAGTATTAAACCGTGATGGATGGGCCGAAGTTCCAGCTGTCAAAAATGAACAAGTGTTTGATGTTGATAGCGACACAGTTACTAGACCTGGTCCACGTTTAATCGAAGGAGTGGAGACACTTGCTGACTTCATCTATCCGGAAATATTTAAGTAA
- a CDS encoding iron ABC transporter permease, whose protein sequence is MLTSSIRKYLSNKIFWTYLLSGGVVLGTALLGLLVSSVSIPVPTILHIVAEKAFSLGWLNDIPKNEEMIIWNIRLPRVLLALCVGASLALAGAAFQGLLRNPLADPYTIGVSSGAALGAVFVLFFQVTIIGLGSFTLPIVAIISGFISLLVVFGLVRLSSRSLAIETIILAGIIVSAFIGSIISLVISLGDQDSMIQIIYWLYGSVGMRGWSHVQLIIPFMLVGSFILLIHYRELNALALGEDAADHIGVNVKKGKIFILIGASLLTGSAVAVSGSIGFVGLVIPHLVRLVTGPNHRHVLPLSMLVGGAFLILADLIARTIIAPKELPIGVITGLIGAPVFALLLIRERIGRR, encoded by the coding sequence TTGCTGACTTCATCTATCCGGAAATATTTAAGTAATAAAATTTTTTGGACGTATCTTTTAAGTGGAGGGGTTGTACTTGGTACAGCCCTCCTTGGTTTATTAGTGAGCAGTGTCTCAATACCAGTTCCAACGATTTTACATATTGTAGCGGAAAAAGCTTTTAGTTTGGGATGGCTTAATGATATTCCCAAAAACGAAGAAATGATTATTTGGAACATCCGTCTACCACGGGTTTTACTTGCTCTTTGTGTAGGAGCATCGCTAGCATTAGCCGGAGCTGCATTTCAAGGACTTTTACGCAATCCACTAGCAGATCCTTATACGATTGGAGTATCATCAGGTGCCGCTTTAGGGGCAGTGTTTGTTTTGTTTTTTCAGGTGACGATTATTGGCTTAGGAAGTTTTACACTCCCGATCGTTGCGATAATTAGTGGATTTATATCTTTACTCGTTGTGTTTGGCTTAGTTAGGTTAAGTAGTCGAAGTTTAGCTATTGAAACGATCATCTTAGCAGGAATAATCGTAAGTGCTTTTATTGGTTCGATTATCTCTTTGGTTATTTCATTGGGAGATCAAGATTCGATGATCCAGATTATCTACTGGTTATATGGTAGTGTGGGAATGAGGGGATGGAGTCACGTTCAACTTATCATACCTTTTATGCTTGTCGGATCTTTTATTCTGCTGATTCATTACCGTGAATTAAATGCACTGGCTTTAGGTGAGGACGCTGCTGATCATATTGGCGTCAATGTAAAGAAAGGGAAAATATTTATTTTAATTGGTGCTTCTTTATTAACAGGGTCTGCGGTAGCAGTATCTGGCTCAATAGGGTTTGTAGGTCTCGTGATTCCCCACCTAGTCCGTCTTGTCACAGGACCAAATCATCGACATGTTCTGCCATTATCGATGTTAGTAGGAGGAGCTTTTCTAATTTTAGCAGATTTAATTGCTAGAACTATTATTGCCCCGAAAGAACTACCAATTGGTGTCATTACAGGTCTAATAGGGGCACCAGTTTTTGCACTATTATTGATTAGAGAGAGAATTGGTAGGAGGTAG
- a CDS encoding ribonucleoside-diphosphate reductase subunit alpha, which translates to MNQMTKTTISMNSLDRTIDALKCRFPLLTWEPFIERINKMSNQQQTAASMAVMSALDQLTAEEANWTYVASSIYSEYLYEEVATNREIPAYKQFAKLVKQLVEQGFYKKELLEIYSVDHLHQLAERLNKKRDETFTYIGLKTLADRYLTKSHEGQLLELPQERFMIIAMSLMINEPEQKRIQLVEEAYWALSHLYMTVATPTLANAGKTHGQLSSCFIDTVDDSLRGIFDSNTDAATLSKNGGGIGIYLGKIRAKGSSIKGFKGISSGVLPWMKQFNNTAVSVDQLGQRQGAIAVYLDVWHKDIFSFLDAKLNNGDERQRTHDLFTGVCIPDLFMEKVASRQDWHLFDPHEVRQVMGFSLEDVYDEKQGQGSFRDRYQACVANKLLSSHKVAAIDIMKRVMVSQLETGTPYMFYRDTVNRLNPNRHEGMIYSSNLCTEIMQNMSATTVEEETIGNGEINIKKKAGDYVVCNLSSISLATAVKNDVLERLIKIQVRMLDNVIDLNTLEVPQAKMTNQKYRAIGLGTFGWHHLLAEMRIPWESEKAVHFADELYENIHYHTVKTSMELAKEKGSYPVFQGSSFATGEYFETRGYQSPRWNELKQAVQESGIRNGYLMAVAPNSSTSLIAGSTASIDPIFKKVYAEEKKNYKIPVTAPNLNQETTWYYKSAHLIDQHWSIKQNGARQKHIDQSISFNLYVNNDIKAKELLNLHLAAWENGLKTTYYVRSTSSQLEECESCSS; encoded by the coding sequence ATGAATCAGATGACGAAGACAACTATTTCTATGAATAGCTTGGATAGGACAATTGATGCCTTAAAGTGTCGATTTCCACTTTTAACTTGGGAGCCATTTATTGAACGAATCAACAAAATGTCGAACCAACAACAAACAGCAGCGTCGATGGCTGTGATGTCTGCTCTTGACCAATTAACGGCTGAGGAAGCCAATTGGACCTATGTTGCTTCGAGTATTTACTCAGAATACCTGTACGAGGAAGTAGCTACCAATCGCGAGATACCAGCGTATAAACAATTCGCTAAGCTCGTTAAACAATTGGTCGAGCAAGGTTTCTATAAAAAGGAGTTACTTGAAATTTATTCAGTAGATCATTTACATCAATTAGCAGAACGCTTGAATAAAAAGCGAGATGAAACATTTACCTACATTGGCTTGAAGACGCTAGCTGATCGTTATTTGACAAAATCTCACGAGGGACAATTGCTAGAGTTACCTCAAGAGCGGTTTATGATCATTGCAATGAGCTTGATGATCAATGAACCAGAGCAAAAGCGAATCCAACTCGTCGAAGAAGCCTATTGGGCTCTATCCCATTTGTATATGACCGTTGCGACACCAACATTAGCGAATGCTGGCAAAACTCACGGGCAATTATCAAGTTGTTTCATAGACACAGTCGATGATAGTTTACGAGGGATTTTTGACAGTAACACAGATGCCGCCACTTTAAGTAAAAACGGGGGTGGAATCGGCATTTATTTAGGGAAAATCCGGGCGAAGGGATCGTCGATCAAAGGATTCAAAGGAATATCTTCAGGAGTTCTACCATGGATGAAGCAATTCAACAATACCGCTGTCAGTGTCGATCAACTAGGTCAGAGACAAGGGGCGATCGCCGTATATTTGGATGTATGGCATAAAGATATCTTTTCCTTTTTAGACGCCAAATTGAATAACGGTGATGAACGTCAAAGGACGCATGACCTTTTTACAGGCGTATGCATTCCAGATCTATTTATGGAGAAAGTAGCCTCTAGGCAAGACTGGCACTTATTTGATCCACACGAAGTCCGTCAAGTAATGGGGTTTTCCTTGGAAGATGTATATGACGAGAAACAAGGACAAGGGAGCTTTAGAGATCGCTATCAGGCCTGTGTCGCAAACAAACTTTTATCATCTCATAAAGTAGCGGCGATTGATATTATGAAACGAGTGATGGTCTCACAGTTGGAAACAGGCACTCCATATATGTTTTATCGAGATACGGTTAACAGACTGAACCCAAATCGCCACGAAGGGATGATTTACTCATCGAACTTATGTACAGAAATTATGCAAAACATGAGTGCGACAACGGTTGAAGAAGAAACAATAGGCAATGGTGAGATCAACATCAAGAAAAAAGCCGGGGATTACGTGGTCTGTAACCTAAGTTCGATTTCGTTGGCGACTGCTGTTAAAAACGATGTTCTTGAGAGGTTGATTAAAATTCAAGTCCGGATGCTTGATAATGTCATTGATTTGAATACGCTCGAAGTACCACAAGCAAAAATGACGAATCAAAAATATCGGGCGATAGGTTTAGGCACATTTGGCTGGCACCACCTTCTTGCTGAAATGAGGATACCGTGGGAGTCAGAAAAAGCTGTTCACTTTGCCGACGAACTGTATGAAAATATTCATTACCATACTGTAAAGACGAGCATGGAATTGGCAAAAGAAAAAGGTTCGTATCCAGTTTTCCAAGGTTCTAGCTTTGCTACAGGAGAATATTTTGAAACTCGCGGCTACCAGTCTCCACGCTGGAATGAACTTAAGCAGGCGGTTCAAGAATCGGGGATCCGTAATGGCTATTTAATGGCTGTCGCCCCTAATTCGAGTACATCTTTGATTGCTGGATCGACGGCTTCCATTGACCCGATTTTTAAGAAAGTATATGCAGAAGAGAAAAAAAACTATAAAATTCCGGTTACTGCACCAAATTTGAATCAAGAAACAACATGGTATTACAAATCTGCTCATCTGATTGACCAGCATTGGAGTATTAAACAAAATGGGGCCAGGCAAAAGCATATCGATCAGTCAATTTCGTTTAACTTATACGTGAATAATGACATCAAAGCAAAAGAATTACTTAATCTTCATCTCGCGGCATGGGAAAATGGACTGAAAACGACCTACTATGTGCGCTCGACTTCTAGTCAGTTAGAAGAATGTGAAAGCTGCTCAAGTTAA
- the nrdG gene encoding anaerobic ribonucleoside-triphosphate reductase activating protein, whose product MSVLSVIHDSIVDGDGLRTTIFFAGCPHQCLGCHNPESWRYENGQRYSATNLLEIVMGNPLNNVTFSGGEPFQQANEIVPLARELKMNGKNIWCYTGYTYEWLLKHGSERQRELLNYIDTLVDGPFIEALKDTTLSFCGSSNQRMIDLNN is encoded by the coding sequence ATTAGCGTCTTATCAGTTATTCATGATTCGATTGTCGATGGTGATGGCTTACGGACGACGATATTTTTTGCCGGATGTCCTCACCAATGTCTAGGGTGCCACAATCCCGAGAGCTGGCGCTATGAAAATGGGCAGCGTTATTCTGCTACTAATTTACTGGAAATTGTGATGGGAAATCCGTTGAATAATGTGACTTTTTCGGGAGGTGAACCGTTTCAACAAGCAAACGAAATCGTCCCGTTAGCAAGGGAATTAAAAATGAATGGCAAAAATATTTGGTGCTATACAGGATATACGTATGAGTGGTTACTCAAACACGGAAGTGAACGTCAACGAGAACTGCTAAACTATATTGATACCCTTGTGGATGGACCTTTCATCGAAGCGTTAAAAGATACGACATTATCTTTTTGTGGGAGCTCCAATCAACGAATGATTGACCTAAACAACTAA
- a CDS encoding ribonucleotide-diphosphate reductase subunit beta — protein sequence MTKLTARKLYDVKAPNASTGIILGESSNVLNWDDVRFPWAYPLYKNMLGNFWTPFEINMSSDVKQFASLTEVEDEAFKKIIGLLAFLDSIQTDYAMHVAKYLTDSSLNALMTVLAFQEVVHNQSYSYVLSSLVNKDEQDEIFEYWKHDPVLRERNDFIAQGYEAFLSNPTPRTFLESIVYDVILEGLNFYSGFSFFYHLARNQKMVSTSTMINYINRDEQLHVFLFANIFKELRREFPELQTAEVDDFVQRTFIKATELEIKWANHIIGAQIPEIPIDDLHQYIKFMANKRVNELGIERPFEGHRSNPMKWINVYEDVNQGKTDFFEQKSRQYTKVSENNGFDDL from the coding sequence GTGACGAAATTAACGGCAAGAAAACTTTATGATGTAAAAGCGCCAAATGCTTCGACAGGAATCATCTTAGGTGAAAGCTCAAACGTATTGAACTGGGACGATGTTCGATTTCCCTGGGCATACCCGTTATACAAAAACATGCTTGGAAATTTTTGGACACCTTTTGAAATCAACATGAGTTCAGATGTTAAGCAATTTGCGTCATTGACAGAAGTAGAAGATGAGGCCTTTAAAAAAATCATTGGCTTATTAGCTTTTCTCGATAGTATTCAAACAGATTATGCGATGCACGTAGCTAAATATTTAACAGATTCTAGTTTAAATGCGCTGATGACGGTTTTAGCTTTTCAAGAAGTCGTTCATAATCAAAGCTACTCTTATGTGCTATCGAGTCTCGTCAACAAAGATGAGCAGGATGAAATTTTTGAATATTGGAAGCATGATCCCGTGCTAAGAGAAAGAAATGATTTCATCGCTCAAGGATACGAAGCGTTTCTTAGTAATCCAACACCACGAACTTTTCTAGAGTCGATCGTCTATGATGTGATTTTAGAAGGTCTGAATTTTTACTCAGGTTTTAGCTTCTTTTATCATTTGGCAAGAAATCAAAAGATGGTTTCAACGTCAACAATGATTAACTATATCAATCGTGATGAGCAGCTACACGTCTTTCTTTTTGCGAATATATTCAAAGAACTTCGACGAGAATTTCCTGAGTTACAAACGGCGGAGGTTGATGACTTTGTGCAACGTACATTTATAAAAGCGACAGAACTTGAAATCAAATGGGCGAATCATATTATCGGGGCACAGATACCAGAAATTCCGATTGATGATTTACATCAGTATATAAAATTCATGGCGAACAAAAGAGTCAATGAGCTCGGAATTGAACGTCCTTTTGAAGGACATCGCTCAAACCCGATGAAATGGATTAACGTCTATGAAGATGTCAATCAAGGGAAGACCGATTTTTTTGAACAGAAGTCGCGGCAATACACGAAAGTATCAGAAAATAATGGGTTTGACGATTTATAA